From Dethiosulfovibrio salsuginis, the proteins below share one genomic window:
- a CDS encoding damage-control phosphatase ARMT1 family protein translates to MELYPQCVSCVMDNVLKRASRMGLDERDRMTLLRRMWEGFEPEVRQDSCAPILTQIGYDILSDMTDGLDPFKEEKDQLNRSMMAMEEDFFDLSSSCNDPLEAAMILSGTANLLDLGAYDEIDHEKISKVMKEEVESRRLPKELYRRFTETIEHHREIVILGDNCGEIVLDKVVIRQMRLRWPDISVTFGVRGKAILNDATEEDGLAVGMADLAKVVSTGVGTPGFLRSRSSEGFRSTFDRSPLVLAKGVGNFEAAAFDDHRVFNLFMVKCRTLSRLLVKPEGSLIFSSGKKSLYN, encoded by the coding sequence ATGGAACTTTACCCCCAATGCGTGAGCTGCGTCATGGACAACGTCCTGAAAAGGGCCTCCAGAATGGGCCTCGACGAGAGGGACAGAATGACTTTGCTCAGGAGGATGTGGGAGGGCTTTGAGCCCGAGGTTCGGCAAGACTCCTGTGCCCCAATCCTGACCCAGATAGGATACGATATTTTGTCCGATATGACCGACGGGCTAGACCCGTTTAAGGAAGAAAAGGACCAGCTCAACCGGTCCATGATGGCCATGGAGGAGGACTTTTTCGACCTCTCCTCCTCGTGCAACGATCCCCTTGAGGCGGCTATGATACTTTCGGGAACAGCGAACCTGCTGGACCTCGGAGCGTACGACGAAATAGACCACGAAAAAATCTCTAAGGTGATGAAAGAGGAGGTAGAGAGCAGGCGACTTCCGAAAGAGCTTTACCGACGGTTTACGGAGACCATAGAACATCACAGAGAGATCGTCATTCTTGGGGACAACTGCGGAGAGATAGTCCTGGACAAGGTGGTAATCCGCCAGATGAGGCTCCGGTGGCCCGATATCTCCGTAACCTTCGGCGTCAGAGGAAAAGCCATACTGAACGATGCCACCGAGGAGGACGGTCTGGCGGTAGGCATGGCCGACCTGGCAAAGGTTGTATCCACCGGGGTGGGGACTCCTGGATTTCTCCGATCCCGATCGTCGGAGGGTTTCAGGTCCACCTTCGATCGCTCACCGCTAGTCCTGGCTAAAGGGGTAGGCAACTTCGAGGCGGCGGCCTTCGACGACCACAGGGTTTTTAACCTGTTCATGGTAAAGTGCCGTACCCTATCCCGTCTCCTTGTAAAGCCCGAGGGGAGCCTGATATTCTCCTCGGGTAAGAAGTCCCTTTATAACTAG
- a CDS encoding type II toxin-antitoxin system HicB family antitoxin, giving the protein MKKDVRVYPALLSEDGEYVCVRFPDLPGCNTFGTDYADAIASAKDALGGHLLCMEDDNDPIPSPTPVNKLEPEGDEVAVIIDVRMDILRKEEIKKSVNKNVTIPAWLNEMAMENKINFSSTLQEALRERLGV; this is encoded by the coding sequence ATGAAAAAGGACGTTCGAGTATATCCTGCTCTTCTATCCGAAGACGGCGAGTATGTCTGTGTCCGCTTCCCTGACCTTCCAGGCTGTAACACCTTCGGGACAGACTACGCCGACGCTATCGCTAGCGCAAAAGATGCTTTAGGAGGTCATTTGCTTTGCATGGAAGATGACAACGACCCTATTCCAAGCCCCACCCCGGTCAACAAGCTAGAGCCAGAAGGAGACGAGGTTGCCGTTATAATCGATGTGAGGATGGATATCCTTCGCAAAGAGGAGATAAAAAAATCCGTAAACAAGAACGTGACAATACCGGCCTGGCTCAACGAGATGGCCATGGAGAATAAAATCAACTTTTCCAGCACCCTCCAGGAGGCTCTCAGGGAGAGGTTGGGAGTTTAA
- a CDS encoding type II toxin-antitoxin system HicA family toxin gives MKSSEIIKILENDGWYWIKTVGSHHHFKHPTKPGKATVKHPQKDVPPKTLNSIMKQAGLK, from the coding sequence ATGAAGTCCAGCGAAATAATCAAGATCCTCGAAAATGATGGCTGGTACTGGATCAAGACGGTTGGTAGCCACCATCATTTCAAGCATCCGACAAAGCCGGGGAAGGCAACTGTAAAGCATCCCCAAAAGGACGTTCCACCCAAGACATTAAACAGCATCATGAAACAGGCGGGGCTCAAGTAG
- a CDS encoding sulfurtransferase has protein sequence MKNLKSLALSIMIVLCASVAFAASVEIVDQSYVKENLGKPGFFLVDVRSPENFNGESPKKGIKGGHIPGAINVFDGEFDSMTQEQLDSMGLTKDVTVIVYCNSGHRSNIIAQKMVKMGYQSVKNYKGSIIDWQKDPSNPIEPAVDN, from the coding sequence GTGAAAAATCTGAAGTCTTTAGCTCTATCCATCATGATTGTCCTCTGTGCCTCTGTCGCTTTCGCTGCCTCGGTCGAGATCGTGGATCAATCCTACGTCAAGGAGAACCTTGGCAAGCCAGGATTCTTCCTGGTTGACGTCAGGTCTCCGGAGAACTTCAACGGCGAGTCCCCCAAAAAGGGAATCAAGGGAGGGCACATCCCTGGGGCGATCAACGTCTTCGACGGTGAGTTTGATTCCATGACCCAGGAACAGCTCGATTCCATGGGACTCACCAAAGACGTTACGGTGATCGTTTACTGTAACAGCGGCCATAGAAGCAACATAATAGCTCAAAAGATGGTCAAGATGGGCTACCAGTCGGTGAAGAACTACAAAGGTAGCATCATCGACTGGCAGAAGGATCCGTCCAACCCAATCGAGCCAGCTGTGGACAATTAA